The stretch of DNA TTGCTTCTTTTTACAAAAAGCTAATTGCTAAAATATTTACTCTTCAACGCGATAACCCAATTCCGCCAAGTGTAAACGCGACTGTCTCCACTTAGGTTGCACTTTCACAAATAATTCTAAATAAACTTTTCCTGCAATTAACTTTTGCATTTGTTCCCGCGCCGCACTTCCAATAGCTTTAAGCATAGCGCCACCTTTACCAATCAAAATTCCTTTTTGGGAATCTCTTTCTACATATATAGTGGCAAGTACACGGGTAATTTTCACATCTTCTTCTACCACGTCGATAGTAACAGCTACTGAGTGGGGAACTTCTTCACGGGTTAACAGCAATATTTGCTCCCGAATTAATTCCCCCATGATGAATCTTTCCGGTTGATCTGTTACTAAATCGGGGGGATAATAATAAGGGCCTGGTTCTAAATGATCAATTAATACCTGTTCAAGAGTTTCTAACCCTTCCCCAGTTAAAGCAGAGAATTTTACTATCTGCCAATTGTGCGGTTTTGCTAATTCAGTATAAGTTTGATCGATATATTCTCGTTGTTGACTTTTAGCGGGTTCTTGGTCAATTTTATTTAAACCTAAAATTACAGGTGTTTTAGTATTATTCAATAAATCGGCAATAAAGCGATCGCCTCCTCCAGCATCCACCGCCCCATCTACCACAAACACCAACACATCTACAGAGTCAATCGCAATTCTGGCATTTCGCACCAACACCTCACCCAGCTTATGCTGTGGTTTGTGGATTCCAGGCGTATCGACAAAAATAAATTGCGCTTGTGGTGTGGTTAAAATACCTCTAAGACGGTTGCGCGTTGTCTGTGCAATTGGGGAAGTAATGGCAATTTTTTGTCCTACCATTTGATTCATCAGCGTAGACTTACCAACATTTGGTCGTCCGATAATTCCCACAAACCCAGATTTATACCCTTCTGGCGCTACCGGAATCCTATATGCTGATATATCTAAGTTATCTATTGCTGAGTTAATCTCCTGGTCATGTTCCATGATTTCTGTATAATTTTTTACTAAATTTTATATTTACTTGCTGTCCAACCTTAAGTATATTAGACATCCCCAGAAATTAAAGGTGCGTTACCTCTCACCCTTGTAGAGACGCGCTATAGCGCGTCTCTACATTCACTATCGCTGCGCCGTTATCCCGCCAGGGAATCAATTTCCTAGCTAATAGCTTAAGTCGGTTTAAACTGACTAAATTAATGATTCTTGTAGTCTGTTTTAACGGAATGCACGCTATTAGCCTGCGGTTTAAACCGCAGGTGGGGTAGTGGGTAATGATAAGGGCTATAGCCTGTGGGAATTTTTTAAATTTAAAACTTAAGCGATGTCTGCGACGGCTACGCCTACGCACTTTTAAAATATCGCTCATCCAAAGCTAATTAATTCTCTCCAAACTACTATAATCCGTAATAAAACCATCTGGTGCTGTTGATTTGTAATGGGTTGCAATCAGGTTTGCTTTCTGAGTCCAGGCGTTCTTCCATAACCCAACATTAACAACCTTGAAACTCATCGGATGAGGTGGTTCCTCAACAAATGAAGCCGCGCCATGATTATGAGAATTAACCAACCCTACTATCCAGGGTAGAAAATCCAAAAGTTCTTCAGGTAGTAAAGTTAACTCAAAATCCCAATCTTGATTTAAGCCTTTACAAATTTCTCCCTGCTTTGCTCTAGTAAATCTACCAGCACTTTTATTAATAGCTATTCGCAGAATAAAAGGACGTTCAGGGATAAATTTATCTGGTGCTAGATAGGGATATATATTTAAATAATTTAGTCGTTGTTGATCATCTACCCAAGAGGCGATCGCAGAATTACTGATATAAGATTTACCACTAATTCTCACGGGTACACCTATCGCAGTAGCGAACAAAGAGTAAAAATCTTGTCTAAGTTGAGAAACAATGCGAATCGCGTCTGGAGTCATAATCAATGAACAATGAACAATAATTAATTACCCCACAACTGAGTTGGGGGGTTGAAATAATGAAGAATTTTTTTTAGTTTCCATAATTCAAGTTATGAATTTGCTTGCTTGAATTGATAATTTATTAATTAATAACGGGAACTTCTACGCTGTTTGTGTTTGGAAATTGCTTTCCGTTTACTTTTTTCAATTGGTGTTTCAAAAAAGCGATTTTTTTTCATATCTGGAAAAATTCCCGCATGGGATACTTTACGCTTAAATCTACGCAATGCGGATTCAATTCCTTCCTGATCGCCTAAAACTATTTGCGCCATCTTAATATTATCCTCAATTTTATTTTGGTATTGCCGTAATTGTGACCAATTTATTTAGTTAAAAGCAAAAAAGGGCAGACTCTTTATCTGCCCTTCAGAGTTAAGAGTTAATTTCTGAGGTTCAATATAGACATATTCAGCAATTAAAGGTGCTAACTCTTGAACCTTTGTAGAAACGTTATATACAACGTCTCTACATTTATTGTTGGGAGAGGTTTAATAGCGACTTGAAGATCTTCTATTATCGCCCCAACCACCGCCACCACCAGAAGAACTTCTTTCTGTGCGAGGTTTAGCTTTATTAACTTTCAAATCACGCCCCATCCACTCAGCACCGTCAAGGGCATCAATAGCAGCAGTTTCTTCAGCATCATTTGACATTTCCACAAAACCAAAGCCACGCATCCGACCAGTTTCACGATCAGTAGGTAGTTGCACACTTTTTACTGTGCCATATTCAGCAAATGCTTGGGATAAATCGTCCTGGGTAACATCAAAGGACAAATTGCCTACGTAAACAGACATGGTGGAATCTCCTGAATCGCAAAGGTGTAGAGATGTCTATTCGGAGAAACACCAGTCAAACTTAATAACATACTGCACAGCCGAATTTATTCTCAGTGATAACTTTAGCACAGATGTGATTAAGTTGTAAGTGATTAGTGCGATCGCATCCGCAGATCATTCCAATCACTATTTTGCATAGTTTAGTATTTTTACTTATTAACTACAAGACGGTACAAACAAATAATGTTAAAATTGTAAACGTAAGTGGCTATATTTAGCAACCATAATAAGGCTAAAAAGCCTTTTTCTAAATTTTTCAGCCTATAGCTGCTGAATGATATTTTAAACGGAGTTTTTTTAGTATATGACCACTTCCCAAGAGCGGATTGTCCCCACAGATCTGCGTAACGAAATGTCCCGCTCTTATCTAGAATACGCAATGAGCGTGATTGTAGGTCGGGCGCTGCCAGATGCTAGGGATGGTCTAAAACCTGTCCATCGTCGTATCCTGTATGCGATGCACGAATTGGGGCTAAGTCCAGACCGTCCGTTTAGGAAGTGCGCTCGTGTGGTGGGGGAAGTACTGGGTAAATACCACCCGCACGGGGATACGGCAGTATACGATGCCTTAGTACGGATGGCGCAGGATTTTTCCATGCGATCGCCATTAATCAATGGACATGGTAATTTTGGCTCAGTAGATAACGATCCAGCAGCAGCAATGCGATATACAGAATGTCGCTTGCAAGCCTTGACAGCCGATGCGATGCTGCGGGATATTGAGGCAGAAACCGTTGATTTCGGCGATAACTTTGATGGTTCGCAACAAGAACCGCTAGTATTACCTGCAAGGATTCCTCAGTTATTACTAAATGGCTCATCAGGGATTGCTGTGGGGATGGCAACTAATATTCCCCCGCACAACTTAGGAGAATTGATCGATGCCTTAGTTGCGCTAATCCATAATCCAGAGGTTACTGATGTAGAACTAATGCAGTATGTCCCTGGGCCAGATTTCCCGACAGGCGCACAAATTTTGGGAACTGCTGCAATTAAAGAAGCATACACTACAGGTCGTGGTTCAATCACGATGCGGGGTGTAGCGACAATTGAAACAGTAGAAAATCGTGGTCGTCCCGATCGCGAAGCAATCATTATTACTGAGTTACCATACCAAACCAATAAAGCGGCTTTGATCGAGAAGATTGCCGAAATGGTGAACGAGAAGCGGTTGGAAGGAATTGCCGATATTCGGGATGAAAGCGATCGCGATGGGATGAGGATCGTGATTGAACTTAAGCGCGATTGTTATCCCCGTGTTGTTTTAAATAACCTTTACAAGCAAACACCCTTACAAGCTAACTTTGGGTGTAATATGTTGGCGATCGTCAACGGCGAACCCCAGCTTCTTACCCTCAAAAAGTTTCTAGAAGTTTTCCTAGATTTCCGCATTGAAGCAATTACTAGACGGACGCAATATGAACTGCGGAAAGCCGAAGATCGCGATCATTTGCTGCAAGGGCTATTAATTGCGCTGTTAAACTTGGATGTATTAATTGAGTTGATCCGCAGGGCTGCAGATACGGCGACAGCACGTCAAGAAATGATGGAAACCTATGCGCTTTCCGAACAACAAGCAGATGCTATTTTGCAGATGCAACTGCGACGCTTGACAGCATTAGAAGCTGAAAAGATACGGATGGAACACGACGAATTACAAGCGCAAATTGCAGATTTAAAGGACATCTTAGCTAGAAGAAGCCGCATCCTTGAGATTATTGAAGCAGAAGTTAAAGACATTAGAGCCGCTCATGCCACCCCACGCCGGACGGTAATTGAACATGGGCTTGGTGGGCTTGATG from Oculatellaceae cyanobacterium encodes:
- the rpsU gene encoding 30S ribosomal protein S21, whose product is MAQIVLGDQEGIESALRRFKRKVSHAGIFPDMKKNRFFETPIEKSKRKAISKHKQRRSSRY
- the gyrA gene encoding DNA gyrase subunit A — its product is MTTSQERIVPTDLRNEMSRSYLEYAMSVIVGRALPDARDGLKPVHRRILYAMHELGLSPDRPFRKCARVVGEVLGKYHPHGDTAVYDALVRMAQDFSMRSPLINGHGNFGSVDNDPAAAMRYTECRLQALTADAMLRDIEAETVDFGDNFDGSQQEPLVLPARIPQLLLNGSSGIAVGMATNIPPHNLGELIDALVALIHNPEVTDVELMQYVPGPDFPTGAQILGTAAIKEAYTTGRGSITMRGVATIETVENRGRPDREAIIITELPYQTNKAALIEKIAEMVNEKRLEGIADIRDESDRDGMRIVIELKRDCYPRVVLNNLYKQTPLQANFGCNMLAIVNGEPQLLTLKKFLEVFLDFRIEAITRRTQYELRKAEDRDHLLQGLLIALLNLDVLIELIRRAADTATARQEMMETYALSEQQADAILQMQLRRLTALEAEKIRMEHDELQAQIADLKDILARRSRILEIIEAEVKDIRAAHATPRRTVIEHGLGGLDDTDLIANEKALILLTEQGYIKRMPVNTFEAQSRATRGKAGAKMKEDDGVEHFLTCCDHDSILFFSDRGVVYCLRAYQIPGASRTSRGVPIVQLLPIPRNEKITSIVPVSEFTSEEYLVMLTQGGFIKKTALSAFSNIRANGLIAISLEEGDQLRWVRLARAEESIIIASRQGMAIHFRTSHEQLRPLGRATRGVRAMNLRKGDELISMDIIPSAVLASPEFEEVSSEAEETEDLSVLEIAEETEDLELQQDSEIPEDSAVKTTGLWVLVVTMGGYGKRVPVSQFRLQNRAGKGLIATKFKTRKGKDQLISLRIVNAEDELMMITSRGIIIRQSVNAIPSQSRDATGVRVQRLDEDDAIAAVALVPPSNGEEEEAE
- the era gene encoding GTPase Era, translated to MEHDQEINSAIDNLDISAYRIPVAPEGYKSGFVGIIGRPNVGKSTLMNQMVGQKIAITSPIAQTTRNRLRGILTTPQAQFIFVDTPGIHKPQHKLGEVLVRNARIAIDSVDVLVFVVDGAVDAGGGDRFIADLLNNTKTPVILGLNKIDQEPAKSQQREYIDQTYTELAKPHNWQIVKFSALTGEGLETLEQVLIDHLEPGPYYYPPDLVTDQPERFIMGELIREQILLLTREEVPHSVAVTIDVVEEDVKITRVLATIYVERDSQKGILIGKGGAMLKAIGSAAREQMQKLIAGKVYLELFVKVQPKWRQSRLHLAELGYRVEE
- a CDS encoding RNA-binding protein encodes the protein MSVYVGNLSFDVTQDDLSQAFAEYGTVKSVQLPTDRETGRMRGFGFVEMSNDAEETAAIDALDGAEWMGRDLKVNKAKPRTERSSSGGGGGWGDNRRSSSRY